AATACAAACTCCGGAATGTTTATGAGCTGAACTACGACCCGATCACCGTGTTTCAGCCCCATCTTCACGAAATGAAGCGCGAGGCGGTCAGTCCCCTTCTTCAGTTCGCCATACTTATAACGCTGATCGCCTCCGACCAGTGCTTCGCGTTCCCAGAAGCGCTCGGCTATGTTGTCGAACACCTGCGAGAAGGTTTCTTTCTTCCAGTATCCCTTTTCCTCATACTGCTTCGCTAGCTCCGGCCGGTATGGCGTCCAATGTTCCAGCATCGTATCATTCCTTTCGGTTTTATGTGAGTGTGGTATTTGTTTTAGCCGTTGACGGCGGTAAACACGAAACGGACACTTCACTGACGGCGCACCGCCTCCCTTCACTGACAAAAGTACATAGCAACAACAGCAGAAGTACCACTAATTAGTGATATTTCAGTAAAAAATATAAAATGGACTTAGAACCGTTTCTGCCGGCTATTTCAGTTTTTTCAGTATGCCGACGACCGTTTCCTTTTCCTCAGTCGTCAGCTTCGAAAAAGCTTCCGCCAGATTCTCCATATGCACGGAGAACGTCTCATCCATTAAAGCTTTGCCCTTAGGCGATATGCCGATCAGATAGGAACGACCATCGTCAGGATTGTCGCGCCGGCTGACCAGCCCCATCTGCTCAAGGTTCCTCACCACGACGGTTATATTGCCGCTGCTGGAAAGAACCTTGTCTATTATGCTTTGCACCGTCTGTTCTCCCCTGTTGTAGAGAAGTTCCATCACGGTGAACTGGGGCAGAGTCAATCCTTTCTCGCGAAACAATTCACTTGATTTTCGATGGGCGTTTCTATAGGTCCGGCCTAAAGCTATAATTAACTTTCCGTTCAACCGATCCCTGTCATTCATTATTTCAAAGTCCCTTGCCCATTTAATCTTTGACAGATTGACTTATGTCCCGTTGGCTGTAGAATAGCACTAATTAGTGATATTGTCAATTAATTTTCTGACAAATCTGACAGACGAAATACCGGCAATTTGGTCCGGCTCTGAACAAAACAGGATTTTGGGAGCGATTGCGGAATGATCGAATTACGCGCGGCGGACAGCCGCGACATAGCGGAAATCTTATCGACGGACACTTACATCCCGAAGGAGATGCTGCTGGCAAAAATCGACAGGGCTCCCGAGCAGGTTCGGCTTATCAGACATTCGGGCGCGACGGTCGGCGTGCTGCGTTACGGTTTTCTTTGGGACTATATCCCGTATCTGTGTTTTCTGAATATCCGCGGAGAATTTCGCGGAAGAGGCTACGCGGGCGAAGCTCTGAGGTCGTGGGAAAACGAGATGGCGCGCGGGGGACACGACACGCTGTTCTGCTCCATCCCGTCGGACGACGCGGCCCAGGCCTTTTACAGGAAAATGGGGTACGAGGACGCCGGCTCGCTCTGCATCCGCTGCGGACGCTTCGCTCAGCCGGCGGAGATATTTTTTATAAAATTCCTGACGCCGCGGAATCCCGGCGATTTTTAGAAAAATCAATCTTTCATGGAGTGTTGACAAATAATGACTCAGAAAATAGTTTTCTACTACGGGCCGAAGTCCGGCTTTCTCCGCCGCCTTCCTAGGAAGCTGCCTATAACCACGATCAGCGAGCTCGCGATATACAGCGACAGGAAGATGCGCGAACACACTTTCAAGATACAGAGCGCGCGCCGCGGCGCCGAAAACACGGAGAACGAGCCGGAGCGTCTTAGCGTCCCGTGCCTCGTCGCCTTCTCCGAGCAGTACGCCTCAATCAGCGAGAGCGCGATAAATTCTTTCCTCAGCTTCATCGCGCAGTTCGACGTGGGGTCGATATATCTGCAGAACCCGCCAGTCCACATAGCGGCGCAGTTTGAAGGACTGCACAGCCGCATAAAGATCATGCGCTACTCCTACAACGAGCTTGACTTCGACTGCCTGCGGCGTATCAACCGCGAGTACGACGGCGTGATCGTCGGGCAGCCGGAGGTGAAGGACCGTCTGCTCAGGGCGCTCTATCCCCTCGCCTCCGGGGCGTCGGACAAGCCCGCCGTGCTTCTGTTCTACGGGCCTACGGGAGTCGGGAAGTCGGAGACTGCGAAGTATCTCAGCGAAGTCGCGGGGCAGCCGCTGCTGCGCCGCCAGTTCTCGATGTTCCACAGCAATGAATTTTCGTCATATCTCTTCGGCGGGCGGCACACGGGGAGCTGTCTCGCTAAGGATCTCATGGAGCGCGAGTCCAACGTCATTCTTTTCGACGAGTTCGACAAGCCGAACCCGGTCTTTCACAGCGCATTCTACCAGGCCTTCGACGAGGGGATATACGAGGACAGGAACTACCGCGCGGACATTCGCGGCGCTCTCGTGATATGCACGTCGAACTACGCCTCCGCCGAAGAGGCGAGAGAGAGGCTCGGCGCTCCGATATTCGCAAGGTTCGACTCGGTGATAGAGTTCAAGCCTCTGTCGAAGGAAGCGCAGCGCAAAATAATGCTGAAGAGGATAAACGAGGCGCTCGCGGCGCTCTCAGACCAGGAGCGCGCGCGAATCGACGCGGACGCGCTCGCGGCGTCGCTCGCCGGTTCTCTGCGGGGAGACGACGGAGCCAGAGGCATAGAGCGCGCGGTGAGGGATAAAATTTCCGAGGAGCTGCTCAAGTGGGCGCTTGCGGAATAATATTTGATTAATTATATAAAAGAGACTGGCATTTCGTCATACCGGGCCTGACCCGGCATCCAGTGTCGTTAAACATCGCGGCGTGTCGAATGCTAAAGTCGCTGGATTCCGCGTCAAGCGCGGAATGACGGCAAAGCCGGCTATTTCTCTTTATTAGTTAAATAAGTATAAAAGCCGCCGAGACAAAGCCGGAAGTCTGGGCATAACGCCGCCGCGCCGCCTACGGCGAGGCGTTTCTCATCCCACTGGCGCGGGCGCGGCGACAAAGACGGAGCGGCAGCCGTTAAAGAACGTCGCCGCTTTCGCGCGCGGCGCTTTAATCCTTCCCGGACTAAGCGAACATTCCTTCGCGGACGTCGTTGAGCGTCGGGAACCCGCTGCGCTGTCTCCGCGTCGTCTCTATATCATATTCGCAGTTCAGAATGCATGGCTCCTCGCCGAGCGAATATACCGGGTCGCCCCAGGTGTCTATCATCGCGCTGTTGCCCGCCATCTGCAGATGTTTGTAGGGGCCGGCGAGGTTGCAGACGAACATGTGCGCCGAGTTCTCGAGCGCGCGCACGCGGGCGCACATCGTGAAGGCGTCCTTGCGCGGATAAGGC
The sequence above is drawn from the Cloacibacillus sp. An23 genome and encodes:
- a CDS encoding MarR family transcriptional regulator, with the translated sequence MFREKGLTLPQFTVMELLYNRGEQTVQSIIDKVLSSSGNITVVVRNLEQMGLVSRRDNPDDGRSYLIGISPKGKALMDETFSVHMENLAEAFSKLTTEEKETVVGILKKLK
- a CDS encoding GNAT family N-acetyltransferase translates to MIELRAADSRDIAEILSTDTYIPKEMLLAKIDRAPEQVRLIRHSGATVGVLRYGFLWDYIPYLCFLNIRGEFRGRGYAGEALRSWENEMARGGHDTLFCSIPSDDAAQAFYRKMGYEDAGSLCIRCGRFAQPAEIFFIKFLTPRNPGDF
- a CDS encoding AAA family ATPase; translated protein: MTQKIVFYYGPKSGFLRRLPRKLPITTISELAIYSDRKMREHTFKIQSARRGAENTENEPERLSVPCLVAFSEQYASISESAINSFLSFIAQFDVGSIYLQNPPVHIAAQFEGLHSRIKIMRYSYNELDFDCLRRINREYDGVIVGQPEVKDRLLRALYPLASGASDKPAVLLFYGPTGVGKSETAKYLSEVAGQPLLRRQFSMFHSNEFSSYLFGGRHTGSCLAKDLMERESNVILFDEFDKPNPVFHSAFYQAFDEGIYEDRNYRADIRGALVICTSNYASAEEARERLGAPIFARFDSVIEFKPLSKEAQRKIMLKRINEALAALSDQERARIDADALAASLAGSLRGDDGARGIERAVRDKISEELLKWALAE